Proteins encoded in a region of the Suncus etruscus isolate mSunEtr1 chromosome 1, mSunEtr1.pri.cur, whole genome shotgun sequence genome:
- the LOC126026238 gene encoding olfactory receptor 2A25-like produces MRENQTTVTEFILLGFPVGSRIQVFLFGLFSLLYAFTLLGNGIILGLILLDSRLNTPMYFFLSHLAIVDIAYACNTVPQMLVNLLDQAKPISYAGCMTQTFLFLTFAHTECLLLVVMSYDRYVAICHPLRYSVIMNWKICIILAVTSWTIGVFLALVHLILLLPLPFCGPHKINHFFCEIIAVLKLACADTYINEIIVLAGAVSVLVGPFSSIVISYIHILWAILKIQSGEGRKKAFSTCSSHLCVVGLFYGTAIIMYVGPRYGNPQEQKKYLLLFHSLFNPMLNPVIYSLRNKEVKAALKRMVEKDRGP; encoded by the coding sequence ATGAGGGAAAATCAGACAACAGTGACAGAATTCATTCTATTGGGATTTCCAGTTGGCTCTAGGATTCAGGTGTTTCTATTTGGTCTCTTCTCCCTGCTCTATGCCTTCACGCTGCTGGGGAATGGGATTATCCTTGGTCTCATTTTACTGGACTCCAGACTAAACACCCCAATGTACTTCTTCCTGTCACACCTGGCCATTGTCGACATAGCTTATGCCTGCAATACAGTGCCCCAGATGCTGGTGAACCTCCTGGACCAGGCCAAGCCCATCTCCTATGCTGGCTGTATGACACAAACCTTTCTGTTTTTGACTTTTGCTCACACTGAATGTCTTCTCCTAGTTGTGATGTCCTATGATCGTTATGTGGCGATCTGCCATCCCCTCCGCTATTCTGTCATCATGAACTGGAAAATATGTATTATCTTGGCAGTGACCTCCTGGACCATTGGAGTCTTCCTAGCCCTAGTGCATCTAATTTTACTTCTTCCATTACCCTTCTGTGGACCTCATAAAATTAatcactttttttgtgaaatcataGCTGTACTCAAGCTTGCCTGTGCAGACACTTACATCAATGAGATAATTGTTCTGGCTGGAGCAGTGTCAGTGCTGGTGGGACCATTTTCCTCGATTGTGATTTCCTACATTCACATTCTCTGGGCCATCCTGAAGATCCAATCAGGAGAAGGGCGGAAGAAAGCCTTCTCCACCTGCTCATCCCACTTGTGTGTGGTTGGACTCTTTTATGGCACAGCCATTATCATGTATGTTGGGCCCAGATATGGAAATCCTCAGGAGCAGAAGAAATATCTCCTACTGTTTCATAGTCTTTTTAATCCCATGCTGAATCCCGTGATCTATAGTCTCCGGAACAAAGAAGTCAAGGCTGCTCTGAAAAGAATGGTAGAAAAAGACAGAGGTCCCTGA